A window from Erythrobacter sp. YJ-T3-07 encodes these proteins:
- the tsaE gene encoding tRNA (adenosine(37)-N6)-threonylcarbamoyltransferase complex ATPase subunit type 1 TsaE — MTRTMIDLPDLAAMEALGARIAANMRPGDVIALSGPLGAGKTTLARAILRAAGHAGEVPSPTFTLIEMYEALQPPVAHADFYRLEDPAEVEELGLDDYREGSVLIAEWPERAGGFAHEPACLSIDVSFAGANAQAGRKAIVEGGADWLGRAP, encoded by the coding sequence ATGACGCGGACAATGATCGACCTGCCCGATCTCGCGGCGATGGAGGCGCTGGGCGCGCGGATCGCGGCCAACATGCGCCCCGGCGACGTGATCGCGCTGTCCGGTCCGCTGGGCGCGGGCAAGACCACGCTCGCCCGTGCGATCCTGCGCGCGGCGGGTCACGCGGGCGAAGTCCCATCGCCGACCTTCACCCTGATCGAGATGTACGAGGCGCTCCAGCCGCCGGTCGCGCACGCCGATTTCTACCGCCTCGAAGACCCTGCCGAGGTCGAGGAACTGGGCCTCGACGATTATCGCGAGGGCTCGGTGCTGATCGCCGAATGGCCCGAACGCGCGGGCGGCTTCGCGCACGAGCCCGCCTGCCTCTCCATCGACGTATCTTTCGCGGGGGCAAATGCGCAAGCCGGTCGCAAGGCGATTGTCGAAGGCGGGGCAGATTGGCTAGGACGCGCGCCATGA
- a CDS encoding aminoglycoside phosphotransferase family protein: MTTLPDGIHDFLGAAGWAGAQIAPLTGDASFRRYFRLHHEGKSAMLMHAPPPEEPREFLHVGRWLLDQQIRAPQIYAEDLDNGWVLIEDFGDARMRDWLDENPAAEDEAYAAAIDTLADLHRKPAGPFPPYDEETYLREAQLFTQWYCPALGLEVDSDGFDAAWREVLAPLAANQQPGVTVLRDYHAENIMLLAPDSGAGSQGVIDFQDALVGHPAYDLVSLLQDARRDVTPELEARMLARYRECTDCGDEFDADYARLGAQRNTKIVGIFARLNERDGKPRYLALIPRVWEALERDLAHPALAPVAQWFETNIPADLRARNGALEA, encoded by the coding sequence ATGACGACATTGCCTGACGGTATTCACGACTTCCTCGGCGCGGCAGGCTGGGCCGGGGCGCAGATCGCTCCGCTGACCGGCGATGCCAGTTTCCGCCGCTATTTCCGGCTCCACCATGAAGGCAAGAGCGCGATGCTGATGCACGCGCCCCCGCCGGAGGAGCCGCGCGAGTTCCTGCATGTCGGGCGCTGGCTGCTCGACCAGCAGATCCGCGCGCCGCAGATCTATGCCGAGGATCTCGACAATGGCTGGGTGCTGATCGAGGATTTCGGCGATGCGCGGATGCGCGACTGGCTGGACGAAAATCCGGCCGCCGAGGACGAGGCCTATGCCGCCGCGATCGACACGCTCGCCGATCTGCACCGCAAGCCCGCCGGGCCTTTCCCGCCCTATGACGAGGAAACCTACCTGCGCGAGGCGCAGCTGTTCACGCAGTGGTATTGCCCGGCGCTGGGGCTGGAAGTCGACAGCGACGGGTTCGACGCTGCCTGGCGCGAAGTGCTCGCCCCGCTGGCTGCGAACCAGCAGCCCGGCGTGACCGTGCTGCGCGACTATCACGCGGAAAACATCATGCTGCTCGCGCCCGATAGCGGTGCGGGCAGTCAGGGCGTGATCGATTTTCAGGACGCGCTGGTCGGCCACCCGGCCTACGATCTTGTCTCCCTGCTGCAGGATGCGCGCCGCGATGTGACGCCCGAACTGGAGGCGCGGATGCTCGCCCGCTATCGCGAATGTACCGATTGCGGCGACGAGTTCGATGCCGATTACGCACGGCTAGGCGCGCAGCGGAACACAAAGATCGTCGGCATCTTCGCGCGCCTGAACGAGCGTGACGGCAAGCCGCGCTACCTCGCCCTGATCCCGCGCGTGTGGGAGGCGCTGGAGCGCGATCTGGCGCACCCCGCGCTGGCTCCGGTGGCGCAGTGGTTCGAGACCAACATCCCGGCCGATCTGCGCGCGCGCAACGGAGCGCTGGAGGCATGA
- a CDS encoding nucleotidyltransferase family protein translates to MSSLASDTAMVMAAGLGKRMRPLTATMPKPMVRVAGKPLIDHTLDRLADAGVARAVVNVHYLADALEAHVTGRSTPKVTISDERDGLLETGGGMIKAQGLLPDPFFCLNSDNIWLDGPRNAFADLSMLWDAERMDALVLVVPHKRAANFDGPGDFHLDAAGKVSRRQPGRIAPFIYTGIQLVSHRLLRDAPEGKFSTNILWNRAIEEGRLFGLPFTGDWFEVGTPQAIRPTEEALSRG, encoded by the coding sequence ATGAGCAGCCTCGCGTCCGATACCGCGATGGTGATGGCGGCAGGGCTGGGCAAGCGGATGCGTCCGCTGACCGCAACCATGCCCAAGCCGATGGTCCGCGTCGCGGGCAAGCCGCTGATCGACCATACGCTGGACCGGCTGGCCGATGCGGGCGTCGCGCGCGCAGTGGTCAATGTCCATTACCTGGCCGACGCGCTGGAGGCGCATGTGACCGGGCGGTCAACCCCGAAGGTGACCATCTCGGACGAGCGAGACGGGCTGCTCGAAACCGGCGGCGGGATGATCAAGGCGCAGGGCCTGCTGCCCGATCCGTTCTTCTGCCTGAACTCGGACAACATCTGGCTCGACGGGCCGCGCAACGCCTTTGCCGATCTTTCGATGCTGTGGGATGCGGAGCGGATGGACGCGCTGGTGCTGGTGGTGCCGCACAAGCGCGCCGCCAATTTCGACGGGCCGGGCGATTTCCATCTCGATGCGGCGGGCAAGGTCTCGCGCCGCCAGCCGGGGCGCATCGCACCCTTCATCTACACCGGCATACAGCTGGTTTCCCATCGCCTGCTGCGCGATGCGCCCGAGGGCAAGTTCTCGACCAACATCCTGTGGAACCGCGCGATCGAGGAAGGGCGACTGTTCGGCCTGCCGTTCACCGGCGACTGGTTCGAGGTCGGCACGCCGCAGGCGATCCGCCCGACCGAGGAGGCGCTGTCGCGTGGCTGA
- the addB gene encoding double-strand break repair protein AddB, protein MADAARPQVFSIAAHRGFADALVAGLVPRYSEDGLGLARLTLLLPSGRAIRTVSEAFVRHMGEEGGAGLLLPRMVTIGDLSLDEALGPLLDPLGADEIPPAVDPTFRWLRLAALLAEEMGKDAPKGPPLFRQARMIAETMDRLLVEEIAPEDLLGDRVLDVVGSVAGHWQDSLRRFARVQARWLAELQALGRVDSATRRNQLFAHAAKSWRAEPPATPIVAAGVTSAAPALARLLRVVSELPQGAVILPDLDLSLSDAAWDELGRAGQSDDADGERLGRHDAPTHPQYHLKLLLGRMGVNRGEVRQWHRRGLTAANPDRTHAVSALFLPPQASKSWVELPSEKRRLAAVQLLETGNPEEEAQAVALAVRRKLEEPQMRVALVTPDRSLARRIVHHLRRWDIQADDSAGAPLCDTAAGRALLLLAQVIAERAAPVPLIAFLGHPFVGVAGAEDSDRARADWLDTLRWFEDRLRGPRPAPGLAPLRAIAAKADVDAWWGTVADRLAPLMERDENAPLAELLGTLAQVLEAFCGEAVWGREDGRALGSFVDDLRQQASAAGTMIDPRDLHDVLTDAMERVAVRPAYGGHPRVAVYGLLESRMARADLIICAGLNEGTWPGGASPDPLLAPPVLRALGVPGGEFRIGLAAHDLAGALGAPQVLLTRAARDADGPAIPSRFFLRIKALLGDLAKRHEEDELPALVDALRDADPAPLYPVPQPRPPAEVRRVTISATALDRLRSDPYQFYASAILRLKERDPLDAEPSPAWQGTLAHAILEEWHKQGGALVDLATKHLGAMDAHPLTRALWEPRLMAALEWIENEVGADPDRQIVAVEQKGRHLFSGIEITGTADRIDRLADGSYAIVDYKTGGPPSKKMVEEGFALQLGTLGLLVEEGAYADRGIEGVPTRFEYWSLGRDAKSDTGFGYVTTPLKIGNARTGMEPDDFLPETRRYLAEALDTWILGDAPFTARPNPDLKLYATYDQLMRLEEWLGRESEPGATR, encoded by the coding sequence GTGGCTGATGCTGCGCGACCGCAAGTTTTTTCGATCGCAGCCCATCGCGGGTTTGCCGATGCGCTGGTGGCGGGGCTGGTCCCGCGATATTCCGAAGACGGCCTGGGCCTCGCCCGGCTGACCCTGCTGCTGCCCAGCGGGCGCGCGATCCGCACGGTGAGCGAAGCCTTCGTGCGCCATATGGGCGAGGAGGGCGGTGCCGGCCTGCTGCTGCCGCGGATGGTCACCATCGGCGATCTGTCGCTCGACGAAGCGCTCGGCCCGCTGCTTGATCCGCTGGGCGCGGACGAAATTCCGCCTGCGGTCGACCCAACCTTCCGCTGGCTGAGGCTCGCCGCGCTGCTGGCCGAGGAGATGGGCAAGGACGCTCCCAAAGGCCCGCCGCTGTTCCGGCAGGCGCGGATGATTGCGGAGACGATGGACCGCCTGCTGGTCGAAGAGATTGCGCCCGAAGATCTGCTGGGGGACCGGGTGCTCGACGTGGTCGGCTCGGTCGCCGGGCACTGGCAGGACAGTCTGCGGCGCTTTGCCAGGGTGCAGGCGCGCTGGCTCGCCGAATTGCAGGCACTGGGCCGCGTCGATTCTGCCACGCGGCGCAACCAGCTGTTCGCCCATGCCGCGAAGAGCTGGCGCGCCGAGCCGCCCGCCACGCCGATCGTCGCCGCAGGCGTGACCAGCGCCGCGCCCGCGCTCGCCCGGCTTTTGCGGGTGGTGAGCGAACTGCCACAGGGTGCGGTGATCCTGCCCGACCTCGACCTCTCGCTGTCCGACGCGGCGTGGGACGAACTGGGCCGTGCGGGCCAGTCCGACGATGCCGATGGCGAGCGGCTGGGCCGCCATGATGCGCCGACCCATCCGCAATATCACCTCAAGCTGCTGCTTGGCCGGATGGGCGTCAATCGCGGCGAGGTGCGGCAATGGCACCGGCGCGGGCTGACTGCGGCGAACCCGGACCGGACCCACGCGGTCAGCGCGCTGTTCCTACCTCCGCAGGCGAGCAAGAGCTGGGTCGAGCTGCCCTCCGAAAAGAGGCGTCTGGCGGCGGTGCAGCTGCTCGAAACGGGCAATCCGGAGGAGGAGGCGCAGGCCGTCGCGCTGGCGGTGCGCCGCAAGCTGGAAGAGCCGCAGATGCGCGTGGCGTTGGTCACGCCCGATCGCTCGCTCGCCCGGCGGATCGTCCATCACCTGCGCCGCTGGGATATTCAGGCCGACGATTCGGCAGGCGCACCGCTGTGCGATACCGCTGCGGGCCGCGCGCTGCTGCTGCTGGCGCAGGTGATTGCGGAACGGGCTGCGCCGGTACCGCTGATCGCCTTCCTCGGCCATCCTTTCGTCGGGGTCGCGGGGGCGGAAGATTCCGATCGCGCGCGGGCCGACTGGCTCGATACGCTGCGCTGGTTCGAGGACCGGCTACGCGGCCCGCGTCCGGCACCCGGCCTTGCGCCCTTGCGCGCCATCGCGGCGAAGGCCGATGTCGATGCGTGGTGGGGTACGGTTGCGGACAGGCTCGCTCCGCTGATGGAGCGGGATGAGAACGCGCCGCTCGCAGAACTGCTGGGTACACTCGCGCAGGTGCTGGAGGCATTCTGCGGCGAGGCTGTGTGGGGGCGCGAGGATGGCCGCGCGCTGGGCAGCTTCGTGGACGACCTGCGCCAGCAGGCGAGCGCGGCGGGCACCATGATCGACCCGCGCGACCTGCATGATGTGCTGACCGATGCGATGGAGCGGGTCGCGGTGCGCCCGGCCTATGGCGGACATCCGCGCGTGGCGGTCTACGGCCTGCTCGAAAGCCGGATGGCGCGGGCGGACCTGATCATCTGCGCTGGCCTCAACGAAGGTACCTGGCCGGGCGGCGCCTCGCCCGATCCGCTGCTCGCGCCGCCGGTGCTGCGCGCACTGGGTGTGCCGGGCGGCGAGTTCCGCATCGGGCTTGCCGCGCACGATCTGGCGGGTGCGCTGGGCGCGCCGCAGGTCTTGCTCACCCGCGCCGCGCGCGATGCCGATGGCCCGGCGATTCCATCGCGTTTCTTCCTGCGGATCAAGGCTTTGCTGGGCGATCTGGCGAAACGACATGAGGAAGACGAGCTGCCCGCACTGGTAGACGCCTTGCGCGATGCCGACCCTGCGCCGCTCTACCCGGTGCCCCAGCCGCGCCCGCCGGCCGAAGTGCGTCGGGTTACGATCAGCGCGACCGCGCTCGACCGGCTGCGCTCGGACCCGTACCAGTTTTACGCCAGTGCGATCCTGCGGCTGAAGGAGCGCGACCCGCTCGACGCAGAACCCAGCCCCGCGTGGCAGGGCACGCTTGCCCACGCGATTCTGGAGGAATGGCACAAGCAGGGCGGGGCGCTGGTCGATCTGGCGACCAAGCATCTGGGCGCGATGGACGCGCACCCGCTGACCCGTGCGCTTTGGGAGCCGCGCCTGATGGCCGCGCTCGAATGGATCGAGAATGAGGTCGGTGCCGATCCCGATCGCCAGATTGTCGCGGTCGAGCAGAAGGGCCGCCACCTGTTCTCAGGGATCGAGATCACCGGCACCGCCGACCGGATCGACCGGCTGGCCGACGGCAGCTATGCGATCGTCGACTACAAGACTGGCGGCCCGCCATCGAAGAAAATGGTCGAGGAGGGCTTTGCACTCCAGCTCGGCACGCTGGGCCTGCTGGTGGAGGAGGGCGCCTATGCCGATCGCGGCATCGAAGGCGTGCCGACGCGGTTCGAATACTGGTCCCTCGGCCGCGATGCGAAGTCGGACACGGGATTTGGCTATGTCACCACCCCGCTGAAGATCGGCAATGCCCGCACAGGGATGGAGCCCGACGACTTCCTGCCCGAAACGCGCCGTTATCTTGCCGAAGCGCTCGACACCTGGATCCTCGGCGATGCGCCGTTCACCGCGCGGCCCAATCCCGACCTCAAGCTCTACGCCACCTACGACCAGCTGATGCGGCTGGAGGAATGGCTGGGCAGGGAGAGCGAGCCGGGGGCCACGCGATGA
- the addA gene encoding double-strand break repair helicase AddA — protein MSDTIHTLLPEQGHAADPGHSVWLSASAGTGKTQVLSARVLRLLLQPGVEPGSILCLTFTKAGAAEMATRVNETLARWVRMEETLLAKHLRAIGAKVDPATLAHARTLFTRVLDCPGGGLRIDTIHAFAQYLLAAFPEEAGLEPGTVAMDDRTRGLLAREVLTELVANADEADSSALAMLSRRLGPDGVKQWLMACAKARELWEGPQGWQSPMRPQVLAMLGLPSDFSEADLVRECADDHFDCGSLRACLATLQDWNTKSGRDAAEPISAWLAADPAQRLATLACFNGSLLVADGSKPKNLTNLVKRDPTYEGNVAAVQVSLDAIREKFALLALAEYLTPALELGRRFALRWDEAKRVHGLVDFDDQIARAATLLGNSEMAQWIGYKLDRSFDHILVDEAQDTNDSQWAIIDALTQDFFDGLGAAGARLRTIFVVGDYKQAIFGFQGTEPRLFVDKREQYDARINSAIGNAEALAHETREAPLVPLAPLARLGLERNFRSSQAILDFVDRAVAHVGTQAMGMPGEEVQHTGEDRPGRVTLWAPIRAEESDDPEAVEEEGAETWLPAPERRMADRIAAQVKAWLEEGHPLTKGGARRAGPGDIMILVRKRRALAGLIVARLHAAGVPVAGVDRLRLGAPLAVKDLLAALRFAAQPRDDLMLANLLVSPLGGWSQDDLLEHGLRDKSVGLWDHIRRSDAPLCMATADRLRALLARVDYEHPQALLHWLLTGPWDGRRKLVARLGREANDPIDELVGAAFAYCGEHTPSLQGFLNWFDASDEELRREAAGSGDAVRVLTAHGSKGLQAPIVILADATGNPDRGPARAGELATDDGRTVPLPSLPKEAKAGPVLAAEEAKKAREREEHWRLMYVAMTRAEEALYIGGALLPSDKDVPEASWYAQAAALFGEEGGGVSDPIWGERHDMGTLADMATPAPDAASRAQRPALPDWATRAPAAEPSPPRPLAPSAAGDDLAPNPPGLATGAEAAQRGTLIHRLLERLPDIAPEDREARGSAWLAAQAAELPEAVRADMIAQALGVLGHPDFADVFAPGALAEVSLAATIEGQVVTGKLDRLCVGEEEVLVVDYKTTRRAPISLEQVPTATLRQMSAYAHALAAIYPGRRICAALLYTQTPQLIVLPHAVLAAHKPGLGDKQLSLPGSAFA, from the coding sequence ATGAGCGACACAATCCATACGCTCCTGCCCGAACAGGGCCACGCGGCGGACCCGGGCCATTCCGTGTGGCTTTCGGCCAGCGCGGGCACCGGCAAGACGCAGGTCCTCTCCGCGCGCGTGCTGCGCCTCCTGCTGCAGCCCGGCGTAGAGCCGGGATCGATCCTGTGCCTCACCTTCACCAAGGCGGGCGCGGCGGAGATGGCGACCCGCGTGAACGAGACGCTGGCCCGCTGGGTGCGGATGGAAGAAACCCTGCTGGCGAAGCACTTGCGCGCCATCGGGGCGAAGGTCGATCCGGCAACGCTCGCCCATGCGCGCACGCTTTTCACCCGCGTGCTCGATTGCCCGGGCGGTGGCCTGCGCATCGATACGATCCACGCTTTCGCGCAATACCTTCTCGCTGCGTTTCCCGAAGAGGCGGGGCTGGAGCCGGGCACGGTCGCGATGGACGATCGCACGCGCGGGTTGCTCGCGCGCGAAGTGCTGACCGAGCTGGTCGCCAACGCGGACGAGGCGGATAGTAGCGCGCTGGCGATGCTCTCGCGCAGGCTCGGCCCCGACGGGGTCAAGCAATGGCTCATGGCTTGCGCCAAGGCGCGCGAGCTGTGGGAGGGTCCGCAAGGCTGGCAGAGCCCGATGCGCCCGCAGGTGCTCGCGATGCTCGGCCTGCCGAGCGATTTTTCCGAGGCCGATCTGGTGCGCGAATGCGCCGACGACCACTTCGACTGCGGCTCCCTGCGCGCCTGCCTTGCCACCTTGCAGGACTGGAACACCAAGAGCGGGCGCGACGCGGCGGAGCCGATCTCCGCATGGCTCGCCGCCGATCCCGCTCAGCGCCTCGCCACGCTTGCCTGTTTCAATGGTAGCCTGCTGGTCGCCGACGGCTCGAAGCCCAAGAATCTGACCAACCTTGTGAAGCGCGACCCGACCTACGAGGGCAATGTCGCGGCGGTTCAGGTCAGCCTCGATGCAATCCGCGAGAAATTCGCGCTGCTCGCGCTCGCGGAATATCTCACCCCCGCACTCGAACTGGGCCGGCGATTCGCCTTGCGGTGGGACGAGGCGAAGCGGGTGCATGGCCTGGTCGATTTCGACGACCAGATCGCGCGTGCGGCCACGCTGCTCGGCAATTCGGAAATGGCGCAGTGGATCGGCTACAAGCTCGACCGCAGTTTCGACCACATCCTGGTCGACGAGGCGCAGGATACCAATGACAGCCAGTGGGCCATCATCGACGCGCTGACGCAGGATTTCTTCGACGGGCTGGGCGCGGCAGGCGCGCGGCTGCGCACGATCTTCGTGGTCGGCGACTACAAGCAGGCGATCTTCGGCTTTCAGGGCACCGAACCGCGCCTGTTCGTCGACAAGCGCGAGCAATACGATGCGCGGATAAACAGCGCGATCGGCAATGCCGAGGCGCTGGCGCACGAGACGCGGGAAGCCCCGCTGGTTCCGCTCGCACCGCTCGCCCGGCTGGGGCTGGAGCGCAATTTCCGATCCTCGCAGGCGATCCTCGATTTCGTCGATCGCGCGGTGGCGCATGTCGGCACGCAGGCGATGGGGATGCCGGGCGAAGAGGTGCAGCATACCGGCGAGGACCGCCCCGGGCGGGTGACGCTGTGGGCACCGATCAGGGCCGAGGAAAGCGACGATCCCGAAGCGGTCGAGGAAGAGGGCGCGGAAACCTGGCTGCCCGCGCCTGAGCGCCGCATGGCGGACCGGATCGCCGCGCAGGTAAAGGCGTGGCTCGAAGAGGGCCACCCGCTGACCAAGGGCGGCGCGCGCCGGGCGGGGCCGGGCGACATCATGATCCTGGTGCGCAAGCGCCGCGCGCTCGCCGGGCTGATCGTCGCGCGGCTCCACGCGGCGGGCGTGCCGGTGGCAGGCGTCGACAGGCTGCGGCTGGGCGCTCCGCTGGCGGTCAAGGATCTGCTCGCCGCGCTGCGCTTCGCTGCGCAGCCGAGGGACGACCTGATGCTCGCCAACCTGCTGGTCTCTCCGCTGGGCGGCTGGTCGCAGGACGACCTGCTGGAGCATGGCCTGCGCGACAAGAGCGTGGGGTTGTGGGACCATATCCGCCGCAGCGATGCGCCGCTGTGCATGGCGACCGCCGACCGCCTGCGCGCGCTGCTGGCACGGGTCGATTACGAGCATCCGCAAGCACTGCTCCACTGGCTGCTGACCGGCCCGTGGGACGGGCGGCGCAAGCTGGTCGCGCGGCTGGGGCGCGAGGCGAACGATCCGATCGACGAACTGGTCGGCGCGGCCTTCGCCTACTGCGGCGAACACACGCCCAGCCTGCAGGGCTTCCTCAACTGGTTCGATGCCTCGGACGAGGAACTCAGGCGCGAGGCTGCGGGCAGCGGCGATGCCGTGCGCGTGCTCACCGCGCACGGCTCGAAGGGGTTGCAGGCGCCGATCGTGATCCTCGCCGATGCGACCGGCAACCCCGATCGCGGGCCCGCGCGCGCGGGCGAACTGGCGACCGATGACGGGCGCACCGTGCCGCTTCCCTCGCTGCCCAAGGAGGCAAAGGCGGGGCCGGTGCTGGCGGCTGAGGAAGCGAAGAAGGCGCGCGAGCGCGAGGAGCACTGGCGCCTGATGTACGTCGCGATGACCCGCGCCGAAGAGGCGCTCTATATCGGCGGCGCGCTACTGCCGAGCGACAAGGACGTGCCCGAGGCGAGCTGGTATGCACAGGCCGCCGCGCTCTTCGGCGAGGAGGGCGGGGGCGTGTCCGACCCGATCTGGGGCGAGCGGCACGATATGGGCACGCTGGCCGATATGGCGACGCCCGCTCCCGATGCGGCGAGCCGGGCACAGCGGCCCGCGCTGCCCGACTGGGCCACGCGCGCTCCCGCCGCCGAGCCGAGCCCGCCGCGCCCGCTCGCGCCGTCTGCCGCAGGGGACGACCTCGCGCCCAACCCGCCGGGGCTGGCGACGGGGGCCGAGGCGGCGCAGCGCGGTACGCTGATCCACCGCCTGCTCGAACGCCTGCCCGATATTGCACCGGAAGACCGCGAGGCGCGGGGTTCCGCATGGCTCGCTGCGCAGGCCGCAGAGCTGCCCGAGGCTGTGCGCGCGGATATGATCGCGCAGGCGCTCGGCGTGCTCGGCCATCCCGATTTCGCGGACGTGTTCGCGCCCGGTGCGCTGGCAGAGGTCTCGCTCGCCGCGACGATCGAGGGGCAGGTGGTTACCGGCAAGCTCGACCGGCTGTGCGTGGGCGAGGAAGAGGTGCTGGTGGTGGATTACAAGACCACCCGCCGCGCGCCCATATCGCTAGAACAGGTGCCCACCGCCACGCTGCGGCAGATGTCCGCCTACGCCCACGCGCTCGCCGCGATCTATCCCGGGCGGCGGATTTGCGCGGCGCTGCTCTACACCCAGACCCCGCAGCTGATCGTGCTTCCGCACGCGGTTCTGGCCGCTCACAAGCCCGGCTTGGGGGACAAGCAGCTAAGTTTGCCCGGCTCCGCCTTTGCGTAA
- the trxA gene encoding thioredoxin produces the protein MATKTVTDASFQSDVLQSDKPVLVDFWAEWCGPCKMIAPALEEISDELADQVTIAKMDIMENTDTPGKLGVQGIPYLVLYKNGERAAELTGARPKSQLKAWLEEQL, from the coding sequence ATGGCCACCAAAACCGTCACCGATGCCAGCTTCCAGTCCGACGTCCTGCAGAGCGACAAGCCCGTGCTGGTCGATTTCTGGGCCGAGTGGTGCGGCCCCTGCAAGATGATCGCGCCCGCGCTGGAAGAAATCAGCGACGAGCTGGCCGATCAGGTGACCATCGCCAAGATGGACATCATGGAAAACACCGACACCCCCGGCAAGCTGGGCGTGCAGGGCATCCCCTATCTGGTGCTGTATAAGAATGGCGAACGTGCCGCCGAACTGACCGGCGCGCGGCCCAAGAGCCAGCTGAAGGCGTGGCTCGAAGAACAGCTCTGA
- a CDS encoding inositol monophosphatase family protein, protein MSVLDREILALMRDVAERIIMPRHQALKATEIIEKADDDLVTIADREAEVALAEGLAKLHPEAAIVGEESVHADPSVMDRLSGTCWIIDPIDGTSNFANGTGHFGIMVALAEEGFAKGGWIYDPQRDRFCAAHRGQGARIDGETVTARASGANPPRLAAMTKFMTPQQRRRFELEIVPNYTLVHAPGAACEQYPLTVLGEHDVAIYERTLPWDHAAGSLFLNEAGGACLRLDGTPYRVDDGRRGMVGAANRDLFDQLVVRLSAAGYQPAA, encoded by the coding sequence ATGAGCGTACTCGACCGCGAAATTCTGGCCCTGATGCGCGATGTGGCGGAGCGGATCATCATGCCGCGCCACCAGGCGCTCAAGGCGACCGAGATTATCGAGAAGGCGGACGACGACCTCGTCACCATCGCCGACCGTGAGGCGGAGGTCGCGCTGGCAGAGGGGCTGGCGAAGCTGCACCCCGAAGCGGCCATCGTGGGCGAGGAATCGGTTCATGCCGACCCGTCGGTGATGGATCGCCTTTCCGGCACCTGCTGGATCATCGACCCGATCGACGGGACCAGCAATTTCGCCAACGGGACCGGCCATTTCGGGATCATGGTCGCGCTGGCCGAGGAAGGCTTTGCGAAAGGCGGGTGGATCTACGACCCGCAGCGCGACCGCTTCTGCGCGGCCCATCGCGGCCAGGGCGCGAGGATCGACGGGGAGACGGTGACTGCGCGCGCGAGCGGCGCAAACCCGCCGCGCCTCGCCGCGATGACGAAATTCATGACGCCCCAGCAGCGCCGGCGCTTCGAGCTGGAAATCGTGCCCAACTACACGCTGGTCCACGCACCCGGCGCGGCGTGCGAGCAATATCCGCTGACCGTGCTGGGCGAACATGACGTCGCGATCTACGAGCGGACTCTACCGTGGGACCACGCGGCAGGATCGCTGTTCCTGAATGAAGCGGGCGGCGCGTGCCTGCGGCTCGACGGAACACCCTATCGGGTCGACGATGGTCGCAGGGGGATGGTCGGCGCGGCGAACCGCGACTTGTTCGACCAGCTGGTCGTCCGGCTGTCGGCGGCAGGCTACCAGCCCGCCGCCTGA